The sequence cgtctccctctctctgaatcggagcaGATGTCGCCGGTAGCTAAAGTGGCACCGTGGTTGCTGTCGGATACTGAAGTGTCTTGCCTCCTtctctctgaatcggagcaGATGTCGCCGGTATCTGAAGCGGCGCCGTGGTTGCTGCCAGAAACTGAGCCGCCGCGCCTCCCTTTCTCTGAATCGGAGGAATCTCTCTCTGAATCACCGGACTATGATTCTGATGGCTTCCATCTCTCTGAACACATCAGACGAGAGAGGGAAAAGACCGATCGAAGCAGGTGAAATCGTGATTTTTACTTGGGTGGGGATGGCTAGTGATGCCTTATGTGTGTTTTCATTTCCTTTACTTTGGTGGggatggctggtgatgccttatGTGTGTTTTCATTTCAGCTTCTTTGGTGGGGATGGCTGGTGATGCCCTATGTGTTTGCTGCCTTCTCTGTGCTCTCTGATTGCGTTCTCTATCTGCCTTCATTGTGTACTCTGTGATGCCACaaagtaaaaattaattaatcaatgaaacataaaattaagacttaaattgaaacataaaattaaatggaAAGCTTAAAGTCAATAAAGTAAAAGCATTCTCTTAAGTAAAGATTAGCAAAAAGTAAACAACTACCCTTATCTTTTACCTACAACacctttttcaactttcttaagcTCCGTGCCCAACtccaaatggggctttaattcgcggacggagggagtatattatatagatttggcATGACTCCAAAAGTTCGTTGGCCAATAACTTGATTATCTGGAGTTCAATGTGCAATTCGAAGGTACTATTGGAACCATCTCAATCATAGCTTTCTAATAATACCaatattattgaattttggTCACCAGAAGTAgtaagaaaagagaaaaaatgcgTAATTTCATGACATCATTTTCATGTCATTTTTCGACCATTTACAATGAGCAAAACCCAAAAATATAAGTATTCTTAGAAAGATACTGTCAAAAGCTTTCTAACAGTACCTTCGGATTGCCATCGGACTTCAAACAATTAAGTTATTAGCCAACGAACTTTAAGTTCTGGTCAAATTAATTCCAAAAAAGTACAAAATagtgtattttttgacaaaaaaaaataaatttagttaAAACCAAAGTTCGGttatagttcatgtatttacaaGTAATTAACCTTAAAAAAAATCCTTAACTAGCTTTGTTAGTCGCGACTACGATGAGAAACTATTATCCCTACCTCGTAGATATCATTTGAATACAAActaaacaattgaaattaaaataagataaaaatatgaGTGAAATAAAGGCGTGATTTGGTATGTGGATTTACAAACATCTTTGTTACTTTGTtttgagggtgtttggctgagcttataagctctttaaaacagtttataagctccttcaaagtgtttgacaaaataagttcataaagagcttataagctcttagagcagcttataagctctccaaaaaataagttgTTCTACtccaatttattttctcattattttgtaagtagggctgggaatttcgggatcgggtaatcgggtacccgatacctgacccgaaaaaatcgggtatagggtacccgatacccgaaaaattcgggttcggggtcgggatcgggtatttagggtattagaaaatcgggtatcgggtatacccgatcgggtatcgggtatacccgaaatacccgaattaatttatttaagttCGGCCCTTGCATCCCCTCCCATTTCCCAAGTTTGACTTTCCCTTGAATCCCCCTTCCCTTCGGCCGCCCCTTCCCATTTCCCATTTCCCATTTCCCATTTCCCAAGTTCCCATTTCCCATTTCCCAAGTTcccttaattttaaattgaaaccAAAATCCCAAATCCCAATCTCGCCGGCCAGCCCTAAATCCCAATCCCGCTCGGCCGCCCCCCACTCCAGAAATCATTCCTGTCTCCGGCGAcccagcggcgcccctcgcccACCCGCAGCCGCCGTTCTCCTCGGCTGTCGCCGTCGTTCACAGACCGCCAGTCCCACCGCTCGCACAGTCGCGCCGTCGTTCTGCCGCCGAGCTTGTCGCCTCTGAGCTCCGACGACAGctgagctgctgctgctgcttcttcttcttcttcttttttcataCAGATTTCTATTTCCATGTCAATGTGGTTGGAGAGGATTTGTTAGAATTAACCTATATATTGTAACTTCTTGTTAAAAATTCGATTTCCTCCTATTCTTGGTAAAATTTGCTGCATCGATTTTGTTAGAATTACATGCTGAATTGGCTGCTTCAaatcgggtaatttagggtacccgggtacccgactcgggtacccgactcgggtattagggtacccgatttcgttttcggggtcggggtcgggtatagggtttaggggattttcgggttcgggtacccgattttttcgggtagggtacccgaacccgacccgattcccagccctatttGTAAGCAACACTCACtttacaaaaaataactcaatcatgatttttttaatttcatcatatatcattctaaatttatttttcttcgatttcctctctctaacaaagattttctctcactaactaaaaTTTCACTTTCTAGCTTATAAGcacaattatccaaacactttgacaacttataagttcttaagAAACtagatcttataagctcttgaaacatcttataagctccaagagcttagaagctctttaaaataagcttagctaAACACTCTCTAAGACTGTACATATGAATTTATGTACAACAAATACATATTATTGCCAAAACCCTACAATTTGATCCGATCCGATGATCACCGCTTCTGCTTCAAATTAGCGCCAATTATGGTGTCACAAACTGGGCTCTTCACTTTACACGATTTGGGCTTCATTTTCCACGGCAACAAACTACCTAAGCCACACCCTTTCATTGATTGGTGCGATCTCCCTATGCTAATGGCTCGAGAAAATGATGAATCCGAAAACGGAATTTTCTTATTCATAACGGATTCCTCAGCTAGAGCTTGAGCATCCGGCAAAAACCTCTCTATGATAAAATTTGATGAACAACAATCGTCGCTATTAGTCTCCAGTACTGTTGAGCTTCTGTCCTTTGTCGTTTTGCAGAACCCTTCCACGTCATCCACCGACTCTGCCAGTAGCTTTGAGCTTCTGTCCTTTGTCGCTTTGCAGTAGCCTTCCACGTCATCAACCGACTCCGCCAACGAGAATATGTCGAAACGGTCGCTATGGCTGTTTtcttcaccaccaccaccactcccGTCATGATCAAGGTCATCAACCCTAACAGAGGGTCGCCACCGGGCGGGGGGTGGCTTTGGGGGTGGCGGCCGGTCATTGCCCTCGATCGTAGGCTGGTCCTTTGGCTCGCCCGGGATTCGTTCCCACGAGAAGGGCACCATGTTGGCCGGGTCAAGCCTCGAACCGGAGATAGCGGTGCCACCGGAGGCGCGCCTCGTCGATAGAGGTGGCACGTTCAAGTTCAGCTTCCTGTGCACAATCTGATTCTTGGTTTCCTCCATGAATGCACCAGAAACCAATCTAGCTGTGCATCAAATGATTTAAAAAGATGCTGCACGCAAGCCATAAATACTTGTGCAGTTGGAGCTGCGGGTGTCTCGTGTCAATCTGGTAAAAGTTTCCGCTTTTTGAGAGTTCAGAGATTTTTCAGATAGAAACAAGGGGCGAAACGACAGCCATCGACGCCGTTTTTGTTGGATACATGACATTTGTTGGTGATTCACAAATGTACAGAAATCTGACACAAGTTATGTAATAGAAATTCGAAGAAAGTGGAGACTGATGCAGACCTGCAGTTAAATGCACACattaatatatacacatatttGTACTTATCAAAAGTAATCAACTTTTTTTCGTTCAGCCAATTTCATTGAGACAGAAACTTGgtaagtaataaagtaggaACAGGTTTGCTGAATCCTACAAAAAATGGGAAGAAAATAAGCAACTTTTTTCTATTTCCTTCTCTTCTGTGTTTTTACTCCTTTTCAATATACAATTTGCTCCTATCTTTGGCAAGATTAAGTCATGACGATACAAGCATAATCAttctaccaaaaaaaaaaaaaaggctcaAAGGGGAGATCAAACAGATTCCTCCTAGAGTTGTGATGTGGATACCATATTGGCATAGTTGCTGTCTTTCCATCTCACTCTTATTGTTCCTCAGCTCGTTTTTGTGCTTTGCGATATAACTCAAGTGTGTCTGAATGGTTGGGGTCGAGACAGAGAGCCGCCCCACAGTCTCGGATTGTGGAGACATAATCGCCAATTGAATCGAGGAATGCTGAACGAAGATGAAGCAGCTGAAGGTCCGGTTTGAAAGCTAGGGCTCTTGTGAGTTCGTTTATGGCTTCAGCTTCCTTGTGGTCATCCATCAAGACTGGAAAGCATATAAAAGGATAAGAATATAAGTCCCTACGAAATCATTCTAGTAAAACGTTCATATAGAAATTTACAATCTTATAAAGCTGAACCTATGATAGCTATTTGAGCTGGATATCATATTTGTAACTATTTAAATGGGATTTATATAACTATTTGGAGAACCTCAATCAAGATCACATTCCAGTTTCACTTAAAAAAAAGCTTTGCGTCATCACATGAGTCCTACAAACATAGGCTCCAGCATCAAGTAGCTAAAAACTGAAAACGACGTAATATTCAAAATCAAACCACATCTTCTGAAATTGTTTTGAAGGAAACAACCAAACCACAACTTCTGTTTGGAACAGTCAACCCAAATTAGCTATCACAgttcaaattttcattatctatcACGCTTGTTCAATTCAGTCAATTGCAGGTATAATAAGAGTTGATGGGAAGCTAAAACATACCAGCAGCCCGATATCGATAAGGATATGTCCTCAGAGGGTCCAGTCGGGTTGCCATGCTCAGATCACTTTTGGCCATTTCACGGTCACAGTATTCTGAGCGTTTCTCATAAGCCGATGCATTATCTCTAGCCTTCTCAATCAACTTTGTCATCTCATCATATGCAGTTTTCCGCAGATTTTTTAGATGGTATACACGGGCCAGGCCCTGATGTGCTCTTGTGTGCTTAatgttcagggcattcatgtagCAGTCGACTGCATGGTCTAGTTTATCCACGTCTACATATATACTTGCCAGATTACTTAAGGCCTGCAAAGAAAAATAGATCAGACATACTTTAGGGTGCAAACAGGAAAATAGCATCCCCGTAGAAGAATTGACTCACTTGTCCTTTCCTAAGGCCGTCGGAAGGGCACCTGAGAGCTTCCTCAAGAAGCTGGATAACATAGAATGAAGATTCGTGATCTGCTGTTGTTTCAGAAAGAACATATGCTTTCAGGAAAAAGGCTTCGAATGATCTCTGAAGTGAAATGGATTTTTCGGCTTTGGCTATAGCTGCTTCACGATAGCCAGTATCGTATAAAATCCACCCCTCATAGATAAGCCTTTCATGGTCAGAGGCAGCATGGTTTCGAGCCATTCTCAGGCTTCTCATTGCGGCCTTGTGGCAATTTAATCTGTAGTAATGAAAATCATTAAAAACCAAATACATAGGAGAACGTAATACAGATAGGAAACAAGTAGAAAGTTTCACATTCTTCTTGAAAGGAAATTAGCATGATTACGCGCACATTCTGCAAAACACATGTCTATAGTCGGGGACACAGGTCTTTGCCTACTTACCGCAGTAGGAGGAGAGACTGCCTAAACAGTAACAGGCTTTTCCCGGGATCAATAGCCAACATGTGGTGTACAACAGCTAGAGAGCCAATATCATCTACTGAGGACCATCTATCATAAAGCTGCATCCAGCAATCAGCTTGATCACGCTGTTCGACAAGATTACATAGAAGCTCTACCAACTGTTCCGCGGGCAGCTTTCCATTAAACATCATATATTGAGGGTCTAAAGTTAGGAGTGCACGAACATCAGTTAAGGCTCCTTCATAGTCCCCCAGGGAAATCAAGAACCAAGCACGGAGCTCAAGGCAGTCGGGGGAAACCTTGAAACCAATTATCTTGTTGATCTCAGATATGGCAGCACCAACTTTGTCCTCCTCCATCAAGGAGACAGCTCTGTACTTGTACGGATAAGAAAGAGTCGGGTCCATATCAGTAGCTGTATTC comes from Salvia miltiorrhiza cultivar Shanhuang (shh) chromosome 3, IMPLAD_Smil_shh, whole genome shotgun sequence and encodes:
- the LOC131018713 gene encoding uncharacterized protein LOC131018713; the protein is MEETKNQIVHRKLNLNVPPLSTRRASGGTAISGSRLDPANMVPFSWERIPGEPKDQPTIEGNDRPPPPKPPPARWRPSVRVDDLDHDGSGGGGEENSHSDRFDIFSLAESVDDVEGYCKATKDRSSKLLAESVDDVEGFCKTTKDRSSTVLETNSDDCCSSNFIIERFLPDAQALAEESVMNKKIPFSDSSFSRAISIGRSHQSMKGCGLGSLLPWKMKPKSCKVKSPVCDTIIGANLKQKR